The following proteins are encoded in a genomic region of Stutzerimonas stutzeri:
- a CDS encoding ATP-binding protein, which translates to MSSPLFTPEHATDLTQALNRLSAALERFTPGGLPPDDRPLPEALAYRWQPGRGFFMQGQLVPVDSPQLISFSDLRNIDRQSERLYQNTKQFVQGHPANNVLMTGARGTGKSSLVRACLAAFHPEGLRLIEVEKQSLDDLPHIVNLIQHDTRSYLIFCDDLSFEEGEHGYKGLKTVLDGSVAGPSPNVLIYATSNRRHMVSERMSDNLERRSDDQGEIHPGDSIEEKISLSDRFGLHLHFYSFSQDEYLHAVAHWLDHFGLDLHSDEDIRTESLQWATQRGTRSGRVAWQFARDYAGRKKTEGERF; encoded by the coding sequence ATGAGTTCCCCGCTTTTCACGCCGGAGCACGCCACCGACCTTACGCAAGCCCTGAATCGTCTGTCTGCGGCACTTGAGCGTTTCACTCCCGGAGGCTTGCCGCCAGACGACAGGCCCTTGCCGGAAGCGCTGGCCTATCGCTGGCAGCCCGGGCGCGGCTTCTTCATGCAGGGGCAGTTGGTTCCGGTTGATTCGCCGCAATTGATCTCGTTCTCAGACTTGCGCAATATCGACCGGCAAAGCGAGAGGCTGTACCAGAACACCAAGCAGTTCGTGCAAGGCCATCCGGCTAACAATGTCCTGATGACGGGTGCGCGTGGGACAGGAAAATCCTCTTTGGTGCGCGCGTGCCTGGCTGCATTCCATCCCGAAGGCTTACGCCTCATCGAGGTCGAAAAACAGTCGCTGGATGACCTTCCGCACATCGTGAACCTGATCCAGCATGACACCAGAAGCTATCTAATCTTCTGTGATGACCTGTCGTTCGAGGAAGGCGAGCATGGCTACAAGGGCTTGAAGACCGTGCTCGACGGCTCCGTCGCGGGGCCATCGCCCAACGTGCTGATCTATGCCACGTCCAATCGTAGGCACATGGTCAGCGAACGCATGAGCGACAACCTGGAACGAAGAAGCGACGACCAAGGGGAAATTCATCCTGGCGATTCGATCGAGGAAAAAATATCGTTGTCCGATCGCTTTGGGCTCCACCTTCATTTTTACTCGTTCAGCCAGGACGAATATTTGCACGCGGTGGCGCATTGGCTGGACCACTTCGGCCTGGACTTGCATTCCGACGAAGACATCAGAACCGAATCATTGCAGTGGGCCACACAGCGCGGGACACGCTCTGGGCGTGTAGCGTGGCAGTTTGCCCGTGATTATGCGGGCAGAAAAAAGACCGAGGGAGAGCGATTCTGA